The DNA window AGTGGGGGTTCGGCCCGTTCGGCACCGACCCCGGATTCGACCGCATCAACGTCAACGGCTCCGGGATCTCACTGGGCCATCCGGTCGGCGCGACCGGCGGACGCATGCTGGCGACCCTGGCCCGGGAAATGCGCCGTCGCCGTGTGCGTTACGGCCTGGAGACGATGTGCATCGGCGGCGGCCAAGGGCTCGCCGCGGTGTTCGAGCTGGTGGAGTGACGGCTCACGCCGCCGGGCGGGGAAGCGCGTCGCAGGTGGCGGCGAACTCGCTGATCAGCCGCCCGGTGCGGACCGGCTGGATGAGCGGGAACAGGTGACTCGCACCCGGTAGCACCGTCAGGTGCGCGTTCTCGGAGACCGCCAGGAAGCGTCGTTCGTGGGCGCGGAACGGATCGCGGCCGCCGTTGACGAATTCGATGGGACCCGGGTAGCGGGCCAGCTCGCCCAGCGCGTCGAAGCCGCGGACATCGGCCACCACGTCGGCGATCGCCGCGAGGGCCAGACCGCCGACCTCCATGTCGTCGGACACCCGCCGGCCGACCGTCGCGCGGGTGAGGATCCGGCTGAGGACGGCCGCCTCCTTGGGGAGGAAAGCCGTTGCCGCGCCCAACATCTGGAACGGCAGCGCAAAGGTCCGGCCGGGCTGGGTGGTGGCGCACATCGGCATCACCCCGGCGACCAGGTCCGGGTGCCGTCCGGCGACCGCCATCGCTACGTACCCGCCCATCGACATACCGCAGACGATGGCCGGCCGCCCGGCCCGCTCGATCTCACCGACGATCGTGTCGACCGCGGCGGCCATGGTGAATCTCTCACCCTGCCGGGCACCGTGCCCGGGGAGGTCCGGGTGGATGGCGGGCCGGTCGGTGACGGCGTCGGCGATGCGATGCAGCGACGCACCGCTGACCCGGATCCCGTGGACGAGGACGACCGGCGTGTCGGCGTCACTGGAGTGTGTCATCTCCGGCGGTGTCATCCTGGCAGGGTGCCGGGCGCAGATGTCGGATCGGTGGCCGGAGACCGAATGTCGGTTGAACGCCCGCCGCTGCGCCGATCTCCACAACCCGCTCGATACCGAGCCGCTCGAGGAATCCGGCGTCGTGCGACACCACCAGCAGTGCCCCCGACCAAC is part of the Gordonia bronchialis DSM 43247 genome and encodes:
- a CDS encoding alpha/beta fold hydrolase, which translates into the protein MTHSSDADTPVVLVHGIRVSGASLHRIADAVTDRPAIHPDLPGHGARQGERFTMAAAVDTIVGEIERAGRPAIVCGMSMGGYVAMAVAGRHPDLVAGVMPMCATTQPGRTFALPFQMLGAATAFLPKEAAVLSRILTRATVGRRVSDDMEVGGLALAAIADVVADVRGFDALGELARYPGPIEFVNGGRDPFRAHERRFLAVSENAHLTVLPGASHLFPLIQPVRTGRLISEFAATCDALPRPAA